In Elephas maximus indicus isolate mEleMax1 chromosome 7, mEleMax1 primary haplotype, whole genome shotgun sequence, the following proteins share a genomic window:
- the CABP4 gene encoding calcium-binding protein 4 isoform X2 translates to MATKQARGCPGLGSVPCPQEPPAGVVDPRGGAEGLALTRRRSKKERRHRGSWKGTGGSGEQTAIQGPEALGSSKMPPRPGEGQEELLPAAPRPAPPRRQSRRHRPDPQHEAAQRMYGPLLNRVFGKDRELDPEELDELQVAFQEFDTDRDGSIGYRELGACMRMLGYMPTEMELIEISQHVKMRMGGRVDFEEFVELIGPKLREETAHMLGVRELRVAFREFDRDRDGRITVAELRQAAPALLGEPLAGTELDEMLREVDLNGDGIVDFDGGRVGCRRCPRELLGSWCSGASERQTPTTAGMEETRLPLLLPLTTLARASAPEVTAHSHPNFPT, encoded by the exons ATGGCCACAAAGCAGGCGAGGGGCTGTCCAGGCTTGGGCTCAGTTCCCTGCCCCCAGGAGCCCCCTGCGGGGGTGGTGGACCCCAGGGGTGGTGCTGAGGGTCTAGCCTTGACCAGGAGGAGGAGCAAGAAGGAGAGGAGGCACCGAGGGTCCTGGAAGGGCACTGGCGGCTCTGGGGAGCAGACCGCCATCCAGGGCCCCGAGGCCCTGGGCAGCAGCAAGATGCCTCCTAGGCCTGGGGAGGGACAGGAGGAGTTACTCCCTGCAGCCCCTAGGCCTGCTCCTCCTCGCCGCCAGTCCCGCCGGCACCGTCCTGACCCCCAGCATGAAGCTGCCCAGAGGATGTACGGGCCCCTGCTCAACCGGGTCTTCGGGAAG GACCGTGAGCTGGACccagaggaactggatg AGCTGCAGGTGGCCTTCCAGGAGTTCGACACTGACCGGGACGGCTCCATTGGCTACCGGGAGCTGGGCGCCTGCATGAGGATGCTGGGCTACATGCCCACGGAGATGGAGCTCATTGAGATCTCACAGCATGTCAAGATGCGCA TGGGTGGCCGCGTGGACTTCGAGGAGTTCGTGGAACTGATAGGCCCGAAGCTGCGGGAAGAGACGGCCCACATGTTGGGTGTGCGGGAGCTGCGCGTGGCCTTCCGAGAG TTTGACAGGGACAGGGACGGACGGATCACGGTGGCGGAGCTGCGGCAGGCAGCGCCTGCTCTGTTGGGGGAGCCGCTGGCGGGTACTGAGCTGGACGAGATGCTCCGCGAGGTAGACCTCAATGGGGATGGCATCGTAGACTTTGACG GAGGCCGAGTCGGTTGCCGGCGTTGTCCCAGAGAGCTGCTCGGTTCCTGGTGCTCAGGAGCCTCCGAGAGGCAAACACCCACCACCGCAGGGATGGAAGAGACCCGGCTCCCCCTGCTTCTACCCCTGACCACCCTGGCCAGAGCGTCTGCTCCTGAGGTCACTGCCCACTCTCACCCCAACTTCCCCACCTGA
- the CABP4 gene encoding calcium-binding protein 4 isoform X3, whose protein sequence is MATKQARGCPGLGSVPCPQEPPAGVVDPRGGAEGLALTRRRSKKERRHRGSWKGTGGSGEQTAIQGPEALGSSKMPPRPGEGQEELLPAAPRPAPPRRQSRRHRPDPQHEAAQRMYGPLLNRVFGKDRELDPEELDELQVAFQEFDTDRDGSIGYRELGACMRMLGYMPTEMELIEISQHVKMRMGGRVDFEEFVELIGPKLREETAHMLGVRELRVAFREFDRDRDGRITVAELRQAAPALLGEPLAGTELDEMLREVDLNGDGIVDFDEFVMMLSTH, encoded by the exons ATGGCCACAAAGCAGGCGAGGGGCTGTCCAGGCTTGGGCTCAGTTCCCTGCCCCCAGGAGCCCCCTGCGGGGGTGGTGGACCCCAGGGGTGGTGCTGAGGGTCTAGCCTTGACCAGGAGGAGGAGCAAGAAGGAGAGGAGGCACCGAGGGTCCTGGAAGGGCACTGGCGGCTCTGGGGAGCAGACCGCCATCCAGGGCCCCGAGGCCCTGGGCAGCAGCAAGATGCCTCCTAGGCCTGGGGAGGGACAGGAGGAGTTACTCCCTGCAGCCCCTAGGCCTGCTCCTCCTCGCCGCCAGTCCCGCCGGCACCGTCCTGACCCCCAGCATGAAGCTGCCCAGAGGATGTACGGGCCCCTGCTCAACCGGGTCTTCGGGAAG GACCGTGAGCTGGACccagaggaactggatg AGCTGCAGGTGGCCTTCCAGGAGTTCGACACTGACCGGGACGGCTCCATTGGCTACCGGGAGCTGGGCGCCTGCATGAGGATGCTGGGCTACATGCCCACGGAGATGGAGCTCATTGAGATCTCACAGCATGTCAAGATGCGCA TGGGTGGCCGCGTGGACTTCGAGGAGTTCGTGGAACTGATAGGCCCGAAGCTGCGGGAAGAGACGGCCCACATGTTGGGTGTGCGGGAGCTGCGCGTGGCCTTCCGAGAG TTTGACAGGGACAGGGACGGACGGATCACGGTGGCGGAGCTGCGGCAGGCAGCGCCTGCTCTGTTGGGGGAGCCGCTGGCGGGTACTGAGCTGGACGAGATGCTCCGCGAGGTAGACCTCAATGGGGATGGCATCGTAGACTTTGACG agtttgTGATGATGCTCTCCACCCACTGA
- the CABP4 gene encoding calcium-binding protein 4 isoform X1 → MATKQARGCPGLGSVPCPQEPPAGVVDPRGGAEGLALTRRRSKKERRHRGSWKGTGGSGEQTAIQGPEALGSSKMPPRPGEGQEELLPAAPRPAPPRRQSRRHRPDPQHEAAQRMYGPLLNRVFGKDRELDPEELDELQVAFQEFDTDRDGSIGYRELGACMRMLGYMPTEMELIEISQHVKMRMGGRVDFEEFVELIGPKLREETAHMLGVRELRVAFREFDRDRDGRITVAELRQAAPALLGEPLAGTELDEMLREVDLNGDGIVDFDGGRVGCRRCPRELLGSWCSGASERQTPTTAGMEETRLPLLLPLTTLARASAPEPLRREEVPWHWQHSRIDPEGPQLRNVKNG, encoded by the exons ATGGCCACAAAGCAGGCGAGGGGCTGTCCAGGCTTGGGCTCAGTTCCCTGCCCCCAGGAGCCCCCTGCGGGGGTGGTGGACCCCAGGGGTGGTGCTGAGGGTCTAGCCTTGACCAGGAGGAGGAGCAAGAAGGAGAGGAGGCACCGAGGGTCCTGGAAGGGCACTGGCGGCTCTGGGGAGCAGACCGCCATCCAGGGCCCCGAGGCCCTGGGCAGCAGCAAGATGCCTCCTAGGCCTGGGGAGGGACAGGAGGAGTTACTCCCTGCAGCCCCTAGGCCTGCTCCTCCTCGCCGCCAGTCCCGCCGGCACCGTCCTGACCCCCAGCATGAAGCTGCCCAGAGGATGTACGGGCCCCTGCTCAACCGGGTCTTCGGGAAG GACCGTGAGCTGGACccagaggaactggatg AGCTGCAGGTGGCCTTCCAGGAGTTCGACACTGACCGGGACGGCTCCATTGGCTACCGGGAGCTGGGCGCCTGCATGAGGATGCTGGGCTACATGCCCACGGAGATGGAGCTCATTGAGATCTCACAGCATGTCAAGATGCGCA TGGGTGGCCGCGTGGACTTCGAGGAGTTCGTGGAACTGATAGGCCCGAAGCTGCGGGAAGAGACGGCCCACATGTTGGGTGTGCGGGAGCTGCGCGTGGCCTTCCGAGAG TTTGACAGGGACAGGGACGGACGGATCACGGTGGCGGAGCTGCGGCAGGCAGCGCCTGCTCTGTTGGGGGAGCCGCTGGCGGGTACTGAGCTGGACGAGATGCTCCGCGAGGTAGACCTCAATGGGGATGGCATCGTAGACTTTGACG GAGGCCGAGTCGGTTGCCGGCGTTGTCCCAGAGAGCTGCTCGGTTCCTGGTGCTCAGGAGCCTCCGAGAGGCAAACACCCACCACCGCAGGGATGGAAGAGACCCGGCTCCCCCTGCTTCTACCCCTGACCACCCTGGCCAGAGCGTCTGCTCCTGAG CCCCTTAGGAGAGAGGAAGTCCCCTGGCACTGGCAGCATTCAAGGATTGACCCAGAGGGACCACAACTTAGAAATGTAAAAAATGGCTAA
- the CABP4 gene encoding calcium-binding protein 4 isoform X5 produces the protein MGLPQDRELDPEELDELQVAFQEFDTDRDGSIGYRELGACMRMLGYMPTEMELIEISQHVKMRMGGRVDFEEFVELIGPKLREETAHMLGVRELRVAFREFDRDRDGRITVAELRQAAPALLGEPLAGTELDEMLREVDLNGDGIVDFDGGRVGCRRCPRELLGSWCSGASERQTPTTAGMEETRLPLLLPLTTLARASAPEPLRREEVPWHWQHSRIDPEGPQLRNVKNG, from the exons ATGGGGCTGCCCCAA GACCGTGAGCTGGACccagaggaactggatg AGCTGCAGGTGGCCTTCCAGGAGTTCGACACTGACCGGGACGGCTCCATTGGCTACCGGGAGCTGGGCGCCTGCATGAGGATGCTGGGCTACATGCCCACGGAGATGGAGCTCATTGAGATCTCACAGCATGTCAAGATGCGCA TGGGTGGCCGCGTGGACTTCGAGGAGTTCGTGGAACTGATAGGCCCGAAGCTGCGGGAAGAGACGGCCCACATGTTGGGTGTGCGGGAGCTGCGCGTGGCCTTCCGAGAG TTTGACAGGGACAGGGACGGACGGATCACGGTGGCGGAGCTGCGGCAGGCAGCGCCTGCTCTGTTGGGGGAGCCGCTGGCGGGTACTGAGCTGGACGAGATGCTCCGCGAGGTAGACCTCAATGGGGATGGCATCGTAGACTTTGACG GAGGCCGAGTCGGTTGCCGGCGTTGTCCCAGAGAGCTGCTCGGTTCCTGGTGCTCAGGAGCCTCCGAGAGGCAAACACCCACCACCGCAGGGATGGAAGAGACCCGGCTCCCCCTGCTTCTACCCCTGACCACCCTGGCCAGAGCGTCTGCTCCTGAG CCCCTTAGGAGAGAGGAAGTCCCCTGGCACTGGCAGCATTCAAGGATTGACCCAGAGGGACCACAACTTAGAAATGTAAAAAATGGCTAA
- the CABP4 gene encoding calcium-binding protein 4 isoform X4, translating to MRKTEAWRAPRPAPPRRQSRRHRPDPQHEAAQRMYGPLLNRVFGKDRELDPEELDELQVAFQEFDTDRDGSIGYRELGACMRMLGYMPTEMELIEISQHVKMRMGGRVDFEEFVELIGPKLREETAHMLGVRELRVAFREFDRDRDGRITVAELRQAAPALLGEPLAGTELDEMLREVDLNGDGIVDFDGGRVGCRRCPRELLGSWCSGASERQTPTTAGMEETRLPLLLPLTTLARASAPEPLRREEVPWHWQHSRIDPEGPQLRNVKNG from the exons atgaggaaaactgaggcttggagag CCCCTAGGCCTGCTCCTCCTCGCCGCCAGTCCCGCCGGCACCGTCCTGACCCCCAGCATGAAGCTGCCCAGAGGATGTACGGGCCCCTGCTCAACCGGGTCTTCGGGAAG GACCGTGAGCTGGACccagaggaactggatg AGCTGCAGGTGGCCTTCCAGGAGTTCGACACTGACCGGGACGGCTCCATTGGCTACCGGGAGCTGGGCGCCTGCATGAGGATGCTGGGCTACATGCCCACGGAGATGGAGCTCATTGAGATCTCACAGCATGTCAAGATGCGCA TGGGTGGCCGCGTGGACTTCGAGGAGTTCGTGGAACTGATAGGCCCGAAGCTGCGGGAAGAGACGGCCCACATGTTGGGTGTGCGGGAGCTGCGCGTGGCCTTCCGAGAG TTTGACAGGGACAGGGACGGACGGATCACGGTGGCGGAGCTGCGGCAGGCAGCGCCTGCTCTGTTGGGGGAGCCGCTGGCGGGTACTGAGCTGGACGAGATGCTCCGCGAGGTAGACCTCAATGGGGATGGCATCGTAGACTTTGACG GAGGCCGAGTCGGTTGCCGGCGTTGTCCCAGAGAGCTGCTCGGTTCCTGGTGCTCAGGAGCCTCCGAGAGGCAAACACCCACCACCGCAGGGATGGAAGAGACCCGGCTCCCCCTGCTTCTACCCCTGACCACCCTGGCCAGAGCGTCTGCTCCTGAG CCCCTTAGGAGAGAGGAAGTCCCCTGGCACTGGCAGCATTCAAGGATTGACCCAGAGGGACCACAACTTAGAAATGTAAAAAATGGCTAA